The following DNA comes from Desulfovibrio sp..
CCCTCCCTTTTAGACGTTTGCTGTATTTTGTATACAATATTGAGTTTTGTATCTGAAGCGAGGGACTTGGAAACGGCGTCTTCCACGCATCACATCATAGCAATGGGAATCTGCCAATGCCCGAATACACTGGCAGGCAGCGATACACCATCGCACTCTCGCCACGCACGGCTTGACGCATCCTGCGGCAGTGCCGCAGGATGCTTATTTTCACAAGATTTCAGGACAACGAACATGCAACAGCACCCCCCTACCCCTGCTGCTGGGGCAGCGCCGCGTCTGCGCCGTGCCGTGACAGCCGATCATGCCGCCCTGGCCGACCTCTGGAAGCGCAGCGTTGTCGCAACACACCACTTTCTCACGCCACAGGCCGTGGACGAGTTGTATACTGCCATCCTGCGGGAATATCTGCCGGGCGTGGAGGAGTTGTGGGTGGCGGAATACGAGCCTTACAGCCCAAATGATCTCGGCCCAAATGCGCCAGCGGCTGAAGAGTCTGACAACACGGGCGCAAAACCTGAAGGCGCGGCGAACCCGCCCCTGCACAATATCTTCCACCCGAATACACCCGGCCCAGATGTGCGTGCCCCATATGTGCTTGCCCCGGATGTGCCCCGCCCAAATGCGCTCCGCCCTGTGGCTTTTATGGGCTGCAACTGGCCGCAGATAGAAATGCTGTTTGTGGAGCCGGAATGTTTCGGCCTTGGCATCGGCAAGATGCTTCTTGATCATGCGCGGCAGCGGGCCATGGCGGAAGGTGCGACACTGACCCTTGACGTCAATGAGCAGAATCCCGCTGCACTGGCTTTTTATGAACACATGGGCTTTGTGGTGACGGGGCGCTCATCAGTGGACGGGCAGGGCCGCCCGTACCCGCTGCTGCATATGCAATGGCCACGACCCTAGAGCGTGTCCCCTTTTTCAGAGGTACATTACCCAGACCAGAGTAACTTTGAAATGATGCTCATTTCAAAGTGTCATTCTACCGCAAATGCGATTTGCGGTAGAATCCACGCCACGTTGTGGCGCGTTGCACTCGCGCGCAACGATAAAGCCCGGTAACTTTTTCAAAGTTACCGGGCTTTATAAAAGTTTTAGGGGGTGGGGGCGTGGGGGAGGAGACCCTTTTTCAAAAGGGTCCCTCCCCCACAAGAAACTTCAAAAAAAATAAAAACCGTTAGCTGCTCTTGCGCTTGCCTGCGGTCTGGTACCGCTTTTGCGCCGAAAGTTCCGACTTGCGCAGGCGGATGGACAGGGGCGTCACTTCCACCAGTTCGTCTTCGCGCACAAAGTGCAGGGCATGCTCCAGCGTCATCTTTTTCACGGGCGTAAGGGTGACGTTTTCGTCCTTGCCTGAAGCGCGCAGGTTGGTGAGCTTCTTTTCCTTGGTGGCATTGACGTCGATGTCATTATCGCGATTGTGCTCGCCGATGATCATGCCTTCGTACACAGGGTCGCCCGGCTCCACAAAAAGAATGCCGCGCGGCTCAAGGTTATAGAGGGCATAGGCAACGCCATTGCCGGCCCTGTCGGCGACGATGGAGCCGGAATAGCGCGTAAGAAAATCGCCACGCCATTCTTCATAGCCGTCAAGGTAGGAGTTCATGATGCCCGTGCCCTTGGTGTCCGTGAGGAACTCGTCGCGGTAGCCGATAAGGCCACGCGCGGGCACGCTGAATTCAAGGCGCACACGGCCCGTGCCGTTGTTGATGCAGTTGACCATGCGGCCCTTGCGCTGGGCCAGCTTTTCAGTGACCACGCCCATGAAGGTCTCGTCGCAGTCCACATAGAGGCGTTCAATGGGCTCAAGGGTTTTGCCGTTTGCGTCCTTTTGCAGGATGACCTCGGGGCGGCCCACGGAAAGTTCAAATCCCTCGCGGCGCATGGTTTCGATAAGAATGGCCATCTGGAATTCGCCACGGCCCTTGACGAGAAAAGCGTCGCGGTCTGCCGTGTCTTCAACGCGAACGGCCACGTTGCGCAGCGTTTCCTTGACCAGGCGGTCATGGATGGCGCGGCTCTGCACCAGTTTGCCCTCGCGTCCGGACAGGGGGGAGGTGTTGATGCCAAAACGCATGGCCACGGTGGGTTCATCCACGCGGATGCGCGGCAGGGCGCGGGGATTTTCGCGGGTGCAGATGGTGTCACCGATGGTGACGTCTTCAATGCCCGCCAGCACGACGATGTCGCCGGGCTGGGCGGTTTCGACCTCGGCCAGTTGCAGACCGTCATACACCTGAAGCTTGGTGGCGCGCAGGGGGCGGGGCTGCCCGTCTTCGCCTATGCAGGCAAGAGATTCCTTGCTCTGCACATGGCCGTGCATGATGCGGCCTACGGCCAGGCGGCCCAGGTAGTCGGAATAGTCAAGGTCGGCCACAAGCATCTGGAAGGGCTGATCGGCATCATGCGCCGGGCCGGGGATATGCTTGAGGATGGCTTCAAAAAGCGGCGACAGGTCTTTTTGTTCGTCATCAATCTTGTTCATGGCCACGCCCGCGCGGCCGATGGCGTACAAAACCGGAAATTCGAGCTGCGCCTCGTTGGCGTCAAGGTCGATGAAAAGGTCGTAAATTTCGTTGAGCACTTCCTGGGGGCGGGCGTCCTTGCGGTCGATCTTGTTGATGACGACCACAACAGGCAGGCCAGCCTCAAGGGTTTTACGCAGCACAAAGCGGGTCTGGGGCAGCGGCCCTTCAGAGGCGTCCACCAGCAGGATGGCGCCCGTGGTCATCGAAAGCGAGCGTTCAACTTCGCCGCCAAAGTCGGCGTGGCCAGGCGTATCGATGATGTTGATCTTGACGCCTTTCCACGACACTGCGCAGTTTTTGGCGGCAATGGTGATGCCGCGCTCGCGTTCCAGATCCATATTATCCATGACGCGATCGTCAAGCTGCTGGCCAGCGCGAAGAACGCCGCCCTGCTTGAAGAGTGCGTCCACAAGGGTGGTCTTGCCGTGGTCAACGTGTGCTATAATGGCGACATTGCGAAGAGATTCATTGTGCTGCATAGAGCGCTTGCCTTTTGGTATAAAAAAAAGTGTCCGGGCAGCGCTTGTACGCATTTTTCAAAGTTTTGTCACCATTGCCCGTATGAGGCGACCCAGATTTTTGCCTGCCTGAGCAGCCACAAGAATGATTTCTTCCAAAGGAGCCGGGGTCATACAGTCCGGCAAATTTTTATTGGAAAGACAGGACAGGCCAAGCACGCGCATGCCCAGATGCCGCGCGGCGATGACCTCAAGCAC
Coding sequences within:
- the typA gene encoding translational GTPase TypA, translating into MQHNESLRNVAIIAHVDHGKTTLVDALFKQGGVLRAGQQLDDRVMDNMDLERERGITIAAKNCAVSWKGVKINIIDTPGHADFGGEVERSLSMTTGAILLVDASEGPLPQTRFVLRKTLEAGLPVVVVINKIDRKDARPQEVLNEIYDLFIDLDANEAQLEFPVLYAIGRAGVAMNKIDDEQKDLSPLFEAILKHIPGPAHDADQPFQMLVADLDYSDYLGRLAVGRIMHGHVQSKESLACIGEDGQPRPLRATKLQVYDGLQLAEVETAQPGDIVVLAGIEDVTIGDTICTRENPRALPRIRVDEPTVAMRFGINTSPLSGREGKLVQSRAIHDRLVKETLRNVAVRVEDTADRDAFLVKGRGEFQMAILIETMRREGFELSVGRPEVILQKDANGKTLEPIERLYVDCDETFMGVVTEKLAQRKGRMVNCINNGTGRVRLEFSVPARGLIGYRDEFLTDTKGTGIMNSYLDGYEEWRGDFLTRYSGSIVADRAGNGVAYALYNLEPRGILFVEPGDPVYEGMIIGEHNRDNDIDVNATKEKKLTNLRASGKDENVTLTPVKKMTLEHALHFVREDELVEVTPLSIRLRKSELSAQKRYQTAGKRKSS
- a CDS encoding GNAT family N-acetyltransferase; its protein translation is MQQHPPTPAAGAAPRLRRAVTADHAALADLWKRSVVATHHFLTPQAVDELYTAILREYLPGVEELWVAEYEPYSPNDLGPNAPAAEESDNTGAKPEGAANPPLHNIFHPNTPGPDVRAPYVLAPDVPRPNALRPVAFMGCNWPQIEMLFVEPECFGLGIGKMLLDHARQRAMAEGATLTLDVNEQNPAALAFYEHMGFVVTGRSSVDGQGRPYPLLHMQWPRP